The Cellulomonas wangleii genome includes a region encoding these proteins:
- a CDS encoding aldo/keto reductase — MKTLTLPGTDVVAPNVVLGLMRIAEKSDDEIRELVRTARDADIDFVDHADVYGREKHECERRFADAMALTPSQRDEITIQTKCGIVPEGPYFDFSYEHIMTSVEGSLQALRTDHVDVLLLHRPDALVEPDEVARAFDELEAAGKVRAFGVSNHTPRQIDLLKRSVRQPLVANQVQLSITHAALVAQGVAGNMVAEDQSVTRDGGGLLDYCRLNDITVQAWSPFQAGFFTGTFLGSPEYPELNAVIDRLAAQYDVPPIAIATAWITRHPAQMQVVLGTTTPERVAGAALGSDLPLTRAEWYELFRAAGHIVP, encoded by the coding sequence ATGAAGACTCTCACCCTGCCGGGGACCGACGTCGTCGCCCCCAACGTCGTGCTCGGGCTCATGCGGATCGCCGAGAAGTCCGACGACGAGATCCGTGAGCTCGTGCGCACCGCGCGCGACGCGGACATCGACTTCGTCGACCACGCCGACGTGTACGGCCGCGAGAAGCACGAGTGCGAGCGCCGGTTCGCCGACGCCATGGCGCTCACGCCGTCGCAGCGCGACGAGATCACGATCCAGACCAAGTGCGGGATCGTGCCCGAGGGGCCGTACTTCGACTTCTCGTACGAGCACATCATGACGTCGGTCGAGGGCTCGCTGCAGGCCCTGCGGACCGACCACGTCGACGTCCTGCTGCTGCACCGCCCGGACGCGCTCGTCGAGCCGGACGAGGTCGCGCGGGCCTTCGACGAGCTCGAGGCCGCGGGCAAGGTGCGGGCGTTCGGCGTCTCCAACCACACGCCCCGGCAGATCGACCTGCTCAAGCGGTCCGTGCGCCAGCCGCTCGTGGCCAACCAGGTGCAGCTGTCGATCACGCACGCCGCGCTGGTCGCCCAGGGCGTCGCCGGGAACATGGTGGCCGAGGACCAGTCCGTCACCCGTGACGGCGGCGGCCTGCTCGACTACTGCCGCCTGAACGACATCACCGTCCAGGCGTGGTCGCCGTTCCAGGCCGGGTTCTTCACCGGCACGTTCCTCGGCTCCCCCGAGTACCCCGAGCTCAACGCCGTGATCGACCGGCTCGCCGCGCAGTACGACGTGCCGCCGATCGCCATCGCCACGGCGTGGATCACGCGGCACCCCGCGCAGATGCAGGTGGTCCTCGGCACGACGACGCCGGAGCGCGTCGCCGGTGCGGCGCTCGGGTCGGACCTGCCGCTCACCCGGGCCGAGTGGTACGAGCTGTTCCGGGCCGCGGGGCACATCGTCCCCTGA
- a CDS encoding TetR/AcrR family transcriptional regulator encodes MLDPEGQQRGVVTDGPDADCGLREHRRRETRRAITDAALDLFERQGVPATSVEAIADAAGIAPRTFYRHAGTKENALFVDDDSMERLIASVRGVDQQGPAVVRAIEQAFLAQVDAFDAQPAASHARVLRVRRLVLADPDLLARALARDAEQVQELTTIVLHAGDHPDELRARTVVTAIGTAVRLAYDEWARRAERGETVPVRSLYRQVRSGLVDYFTGAADG; translated from the coding sequence ATGCTCGACCCGGAGGGCCAGCAGCGCGGCGTCGTCACCGACGGCCCGGACGCCGACTGCGGGCTGCGCGAGCACCGCCGCCGCGAGACCCGTCGTGCCATCACCGACGCCGCGCTCGACCTGTTCGAGCGCCAGGGCGTCCCGGCCACGAGCGTCGAGGCGATCGCCGACGCCGCCGGCATCGCCCCGCGCACCTTCTACCGCCACGCGGGGACGAAGGAGAACGCGCTGTTCGTCGACGACGACTCGATGGAACGGCTCATCGCGAGCGTGCGCGGCGTCGACCAGCAGGGTCCCGCCGTGGTCCGCGCGATCGAGCAGGCGTTCCTCGCGCAGGTCGACGCCTTCGACGCCCAGCCGGCGGCGAGCCACGCGCGCGTCCTGCGGGTCCGCCGGCTCGTCCTGGCCGACCCGGACCTGCTCGCTCGGGCCCTCGCCCGTGACGCCGAGCAGGTGCAGGAGCTCACCACGATCGTGCTGCATGCCGGCGACCATCCAGACGAGCTGCGCGCCCGCACCGTCGTCACCGCGATCGGCACCGCCGTGCGCCTGGCGTACGACGAGTGGGCGCGCCGCGCCGAGCGGGGCGAGACCGTGCCGGTCCGGTCGCTCTACCGGCAGGTGCGGTCCGGGCTGGTCGACTACTTCACGGGTGCCGCCGACGGATAG
- a CDS encoding TA system VapC family ribonuclease toxin: MTAEPCYLLDVNVLLALAADAHVHHRAAHRWFADVTAWATTPVTESAFVRLLSTPAVLGRTVLPVEAVAALRQMRTVPGHRFLPDDASFASTTIDLTRMVGPRQVTDFHLVELARRTGSTLATLDARLRRSLHPADAHLVSVVPAA, from the coding sequence GTGACGGCTGAGCCCTGCTACCTGCTCGACGTGAACGTCCTGCTCGCGCTCGCCGCCGACGCGCACGTGCACCATCGCGCCGCGCACCGGTGGTTCGCCGACGTCACGGCGTGGGCCACGACCCCGGTCACCGAGTCGGCGTTCGTGCGCCTGCTGTCCACCCCGGCCGTTCTCGGTCGGACGGTCCTTCCCGTCGAGGCGGTCGCGGCGCTGCGGCAGATGCGGACGGTCCCGGGTCACCGCTTCCTCCCGGACGACGCGTCGTTCGCTAGCACCACGATCGACCTGACGCGCATGGTCGGACCGCGTCAGGTCACCGACTTCCACCTCGTCGAGCTGGCGAGGCGGACCGGCAGCACGCTCGCGACGCTCGATGCCAGGCTCCGTCGATCGCTCCACCCGGCGGACGCTCACCTGGTGAGCGTCGTCCCGGCGGCCTGA
- a CDS encoding 5'-3' exonuclease gives MTKTLLAVDGNSLLHRSFHALAGSQLRTRDGQATWAVKGALSQILGAVDRVAADAVVIGFDDAAGNVRKVAHPHYKAHRTEKPADLVTQLSLAVDVFWSAGLHVVIPDGLEADDVLASAAATATASGWHTVVCTSDRDAFALVDETTSVLRIINGGVEASPVLTPERLRILLGIDAGQYRQYAAMRGDASDNLTGIRGIGEKTGVALLNAFGSVEAAFWDVDTNGGARVAEVLGKACVKKLADPDGRAAFWENVELMTMRTDLDLEMDLAAGSGPGLLPVDPQGLHDALARVEFHSLQWLAARVLAARTDDADAPGAVVARAPEPARVPVAVTAAAVDVEDDAEDDLTLF, from the coding sequence ATGACGAAGACCCTCCTGGCCGTCGACGGCAACTCCCTCCTGCACCGCTCGTTCCACGCGTTGGCCGGCTCGCAGCTGCGCACCCGCGACGGCCAGGCCACGTGGGCGGTGAAGGGCGCGCTCTCGCAGATCCTCGGGGCGGTCGACCGGGTCGCGGCCGACGCGGTCGTCATCGGGTTCGACGACGCCGCCGGGAACGTCCGCAAGGTCGCGCACCCGCACTACAAGGCGCACCGCACCGAGAAGCCCGCCGACCTGGTCACCCAGCTCTCGCTCGCGGTCGACGTGTTCTGGTCGGCCGGGCTGCACGTGGTCATCCCGGACGGGCTGGAGGCGGACGACGTCCTGGCGTCCGCAGCCGCCACCGCGACGGCGTCCGGCTGGCACACCGTGGTCTGCACGTCCGACCGCGACGCGTTCGCGCTGGTCGACGAGACGACGTCGGTGCTGCGCATCATCAACGGCGGCGTCGAGGCCTCCCCCGTGCTGACCCCCGAGCGGCTGCGCATCCTGCTCGGCATCGACGCCGGGCAGTACCGCCAGTACGCGGCGATGCGCGGTGACGCGTCGGACAACCTCACCGGCATCCGCGGCATCGGGGAGAAGACCGGCGTCGCCCTGCTCAACGCCTTCGGGTCGGTCGAGGCCGCGTTCTGGGACGTCGACACGAACGGCGGCGCGCGCGTCGCGGAGGTGCTGGGCAAGGCGTGCGTCAAGAAGCTCGCGGACCCCGACGGGCGGGCGGCGTTCTGGGAGAACGTCGAGCTGATGACGATGCGCACCGACCTGGACCTGGAGATGGACCTCGCCGCGGGGTCCGGCCCCGGCCTGCTGCCCGTGGACCCGCAGGGACTGCACGACGCGCTGGCCCGGGTCGAGTTCCACTCGCTGCAGTGGCTGGCGGCCCGCGTGCTGGCCGCGCGCACCGACGACGCCGACGCCCCCGGCGCGGTCGTGGCACGCGCCCCGGAACCGGCGCGCGTGCCGGTCGCGGTCACCGCCGCCGCCGTGGACGTCGAGGACGACGCCGAGGACGACCTGACGCTCTTCTGA
- a CDS encoding SDR family NAD(P)-dependent oxidoreductase has protein sequence MTLPDHAPTAATGTPRTVVVSGAGTGMGRAVAERFLADGATVVALGRRSEPLHRLRDDHPTSDVQVVPADLTDPDAVLRVVEALDGRPVDVLVNNAGGVGGAPAPGLHGLLESYRRTVDQNLLSAMLLTEALWPSLARPGGRVVTISSIAAQRGGGGAYGAAKAGLVAWGAELAARGGPDGITVNTVSPGYVQDTEFFSTEGRSRRHDALVAQTLLGRAGTPSDVAGAVHYLASADAGWVTSQVLSVNGGAVLGR, from the coding sequence GTGACCCTGCCCGACCACGCCCCCACCGCGGCCACCGGGACCCCCCGCACCGTCGTCGTCTCCGGCGCCGGGACGGGCATGGGCCGCGCCGTCGCCGAACGCTTCCTCGCCGACGGGGCGACGGTCGTCGCCCTCGGGCGTCGCTCCGAGCCGCTGCACCGGCTGCGCGACGACCACCCGACGTCCGACGTCCAGGTCGTGCCGGCGGACCTCACCGACCCCGACGCGGTGCTGCGCGTCGTCGAGGCGCTCGACGGCCGGCCGGTGGACGTGCTCGTCAACAACGCCGGCGGCGTCGGCGGCGCCCCGGCCCCCGGCCTGCACGGCCTGCTGGAGAGCTACCGCCGGACCGTCGACCAGAACCTGCTCTCGGCGATGCTGCTCACCGAGGCGTTGTGGCCGTCCCTCGCGCGCCCCGGCGGCCGCGTGGTCACGATCAGCTCGATCGCCGCGCAGCGCGGCGGTGGCGGCGCGTACGGCGCGGCCAAGGCCGGTCTCGTCGCCTGGGGCGCGGAGCTCGCGGCCCGCGGCGGACCGGACGGCATCACCGTCAACACCGTCTCCCCCGGCTACGTCCAGGACACCGAGTTCTTCAGCACCGAGGGCCGGTCGCGGCGCCACGACGCACTGGTCGCCCAGACGCTGCTCGGTCGTGCCGGGACGCCGTCGGACGTCGCGGGTGCGGTGCACTACCTGGCGTCCGCGGACGCCGGATGGGTCACGAGCCAGGTGCTGAGCGTCAACGGCGGGGCTGTCCTGGGACGCTGA
- a CDS encoding glyoxalase superfamily protein: MECRLELVILPVSDVDRAKAFYAEQVGFVVDHDRRVSDDLRFVQLTPRGSACSIAFGEGLTDAVPGSVQGLQVVVDDADVAHAFLVAHGVDAPPVQDLAWGRFTGFADPDGNRWAVQQLPPRAS, from the coding sequence ATGGAGTGCAGGCTGGAGCTGGTGATCCTCCCGGTGAGCGACGTGGACCGCGCCAAGGCGTTCTACGCGGAGCAGGTCGGCTTCGTCGTCGACCACGACCGGCGGGTGAGCGACGACCTGAGGTTCGTCCAGCTCACCCCGCGGGGGTCGGCGTGCTCGATCGCGTTCGGCGAGGGCCTCACGGACGCGGTGCCGGGGTCGGTCCAGGGGCTGCAGGTCGTCGTCGACGACGCGGACGTGGCGCACGCGTTCCTCGTCGCGCACGGGGTCGACGCGCCGCCCGTGCAGGACCTCGCGTGGGGGCGGTTCACGGGGTTCGCCGACCCCGACGGCAACCGGTGGGCGGTGCAGCAGCTCCCGCCGCGGGCCTCCTGA
- a CDS encoding antitoxin, with the protein MRTTLEIDDRVLAAARAIAEQQNVSIGRAISDLAERALEGTAPASTVRGFPVFHGPAGHVITDEMVAEHRDG; encoded by the coding sequence ATGAGGACGACGCTGGAGATCGACGACCGGGTGCTGGCCGCCGCGCGTGCGATCGCCGAGCAGCAGAACGTGTCGATCGGACGCGCGATCTCCGACCTCGCCGAGCGAGCCCTCGAAGGCACCGCGCCTGCGTCGACCGTCCGGGGGTTCCCGGTCTTCCACGGCCCGGCGGGCCACGTGATCACGGACGAGATGGTCGCCGAGCACCGTGACGGCTGA
- a CDS encoding MDR family MFS transporter, whose product MTLENDLRPGRPSTPDGAPAIRTGPVIALLVASAFVVILNETIMGVALPRLMVDLDITAATAQWLTTGFLLTMSIVIPCTGYLLARFPLRGLFFTAMSLFATGTLVAALAPGFEVLLAGRVVQASGTAIMLPLLFTTVLNVVPASHRGRMMGVISIVIAVAPAIGPTVSGAILSALDWRWMFWLVLPIALLAIGLGAVWVRNVTETSPATFDPLSALLAAVGFGGLIYGLSLVGESASGHAPVAPGIPVAVGAVALIVFVRRQLTLQRTDAAFLDLRTFASRSFSLAVVLVVVVMSALFGSLILLPLYLQQALALDTLTVGLMMLPGGVLMGVIAPVVGALFDRYGPRPLVLPGMVVAAAALWGMTTFGMDTAIGWIVAVHMTLNLGLGFVFTPLLTSALGSLPRALYSHGSAITSTLQQVAGAAGTALFVTLMSVGAAGAAATGADPAEAMAVGVHRAFVVGAVIASVAVVLTLFVRKPAEVEAEGPVLVGH is encoded by the coding sequence ATGACGCTCGAGAACGACCTCCGGCCCGGCCGGCCCTCCACCCCGGACGGGGCCCCCGCGATCCGCACCGGGCCCGTGATCGCGCTGCTCGTGGCCTCCGCGTTCGTCGTCATCCTCAACGAGACGATCATGGGCGTCGCCCTGCCCCGGCTGATGGTCGACCTCGACATCACCGCCGCGACCGCGCAGTGGCTGACCACCGGGTTCCTGCTGACCATGTCGATCGTCATCCCGTGCACCGGCTACCTGCTGGCCCGGTTCCCGCTGCGGGGACTGTTCTTCACGGCGATGTCGCTGTTCGCCACCGGCACCCTCGTCGCGGCGCTCGCGCCCGGCTTCGAGGTGCTGCTCGCCGGGCGCGTCGTCCAGGCGTCGGGCACGGCGATCATGCTGCCCCTGCTGTTCACCACGGTGCTCAACGTCGTCCCGGCCAGCCACCGCGGCCGGATGATGGGCGTCATCTCCATCGTCATCGCCGTCGCTCCCGCGATCGGCCCGACGGTCTCCGGGGCCATCCTGTCCGCGCTGGACTGGCGCTGGATGTTCTGGCTGGTGCTGCCCATCGCGCTGCTCGCCATCGGGCTCGGCGCCGTGTGGGTCCGCAACGTCACCGAGACGTCGCCGGCGACGTTCGACCCGCTGTCGGCGCTGCTCGCGGCCGTCGGGTTCGGCGGCCTCATCTACGGCCTCAGCCTCGTCGGCGAGTCGGCGTCGGGGCACGCGCCCGTGGCGCCCGGGATCCCGGTCGCGGTCGGCGCAGTCGCGCTCATCGTGTTCGTGCGGCGTCAGCTGACCCTGCAGCGCACGGACGCCGCCTTCCTCGACCTGCGCACCTTCGCGTCGCGCTCCTTCAGCCTCGCCGTCGTGCTCGTCGTCGTGGTGATGTCCGCGCTGTTCGGCTCGCTCATCCTCCTGCCCCTGTACCTGCAGCAGGCGCTCGCGCTCGACACCCTGACCGTCGGCCTGATGATGCTGCCCGGCGGCGTCCTCATGGGCGTCATCGCGCCCGTGGTCGGGGCGCTGTTCGACCGCTACGGGCCGCGGCCGCTGGTCCTGCCCGGCATGGTCGTCGCCGCTGCCGCGCTGTGGGGCATGACGACGTTCGGCATGGACACCGCGATCGGGTGGATCGTGGCCGTGCACATGACCCTCAACCTGGGGCTCGGCTTCGTCTTCACGCCGCTGCTGACCTCGGCGCTCGGGTCGCTGCCACGCGCCCTGTACTCCCACGGCAGCGCGATCACCAGCACCCTGCAGCAGGTCGCCGGCGCCGCCGGCACCGCGCTGTTCGTCACGCTGATGTCCGTCGGGGCTGCCGGTGCGGCAGCCACGGGCGCCGACCCGGCCGAGGCGATGGCGGTGGGCGTGCACCGCGCGTTCGTGGTCGGCGCGGTCATCGCCAGCGTCGCCGTCGTGCTCACGCTGTTCGTGCGCAAGCCTGCGGAGGTCGAGGCGGAGGGCCCGGTGCTCGTCGGGCACTAG
- a CDS encoding fibronectin type III domain-containing protein, with product MALRLPRRRPSRTALALALAVAATLIPASAAHADGTPGGTRTDPVPLPVNTLDGPFTAGNAHVSSIAQEGQQVFHNTAWYSFTPAEDVRLGVAATGDWDTALEVWADGTVQAVNDDWLWLAAGLQVDLTAGTEYLIGLGGAYTTSRGEATIHVSTHAPSTPTGLVVQSVGNRTVTLAWDAPADGTAIGYEVWCAPSGEALQWCDQLASGSARVTRALDGLTNGTAYDVAVLARNPLGRSGPSTPVTATPRADTRTTVTVSPGTPVAGDRLDVTVQVSEEHAHDDPSEPPVTRPATGTVDVVVAGTAHRGLPLVDGSVVLEDLTATGGTMPVTASYTGAPGAAPSSASLDVQVARRADAVRLVVPPLTLGATVRPVAESSSGLPVTLTATGACTVTDGSLTGTGAGDCTVTAATAGDRDTDPATASATVQVGVPPAVDDETTSAAPGNGSLVQGGDTHAAPPQGGDTHVPPVRTRDTHVVLAATGAAPGAAATAAAAAIALGAGLVLLAHRGRSHRLRSAAAPTTGTAAP from the coding sequence ATGGCGCTCCGTCTCCCCCGCCGCCGCCCGTCCCGCACGGCCCTCGCCCTGGCCCTCGCCGTCGCCGCGACGCTCATCCCGGCCTCCGCCGCCCACGCGGACGGCACACCCGGCGGCACCCGGACCGACCCCGTGCCCCTGCCGGTGAACACGCTCGACGGCCCGTTCACCGCCGGCAACGCGCACGTCAGCTCGATCGCCCAGGAGGGGCAGCAGGTGTTCCACAACACCGCCTGGTACTCCTTCACCCCCGCCGAGGACGTGCGGCTGGGCGTCGCTGCCACCGGCGACTGGGACACCGCGCTGGAGGTGTGGGCCGACGGCACGGTGCAGGCCGTCAACGACGACTGGCTCTGGCTCGCCGCCGGGCTCCAGGTCGACCTCACCGCCGGGACGGAGTACCTCATCGGTCTCGGCGGCGCGTACACGACGTCGCGCGGCGAGGCGACGATCCACGTGAGCACGCATGCGCCGTCGACGCCCACCGGGCTCGTCGTGCAGTCCGTCGGCAACCGCACGGTCACGCTCGCCTGGGACGCCCCGGCCGACGGCACGGCGATCGGGTACGAGGTGTGGTGCGCGCCGTCCGGGGAGGCCCTGCAGTGGTGCGACCAGCTCGCGTCCGGCTCAGCCCGGGTGACGCGCGCGCTCGACGGGCTGACGAACGGGACGGCCTACGACGTCGCCGTCCTCGCGCGGAACCCGCTCGGGCGGTCCGGTCCGAGCACGCCGGTGACCGCGACACCGCGGGCGGACACCCGCACGACCGTCACCGTGTCCCCCGGCACTCCCGTGGCCGGCGACCGCCTCGACGTCACCGTCCAGGTGTCCGAGGAGCACGCGCACGACGATCCCTCCGAGCCGCCGGTCACGCGCCCCGCCACCGGGACGGTCGACGTGGTCGTCGCCGGCACGGCCCACCGAGGGCTGCCGCTCGTCGACGGGTCGGTCGTGCTCGAGGACCTCACGGCGACCGGCGGCACGATGCCGGTGACCGCGTCCTACACCGGCGCGCCCGGTGCGGCGCCGTCGTCGGCCTCGCTGGACGTGCAGGTCGCCCGGCGGGCGGACGCCGTGAGGCTCGTCGTGCCCCCGCTCACCCTCGGCGCGACCGTGCGCCCGGTCGCGGAGTCGTCGTCCGGCCTGCCGGTGACGCTCACGGCCACCGGGGCGTGCACCGTGACCGACGGGAGCCTCACCGGCACCGGTGCCGGCGACTGCACGGTCACTGCCGCGACCGCCGGCGACCGCGACACCGACCCGGCCACGGCGTCCGCGACCGTCCAGGTGGGCGTCCCGCCCGCGGTGGACGACGAGACCACCTCCGCGGCCCCGGGGAACGGCAGCCTCGTGCAGGGCGGGGACACGCACGCCGCGCCCCCGCAGGGCGGTGACACGCACGTCCCGCCCGTGCGGACCCGGGACACGCACGTCGTGCTCGCCGCGACCGGCGCGGCGCCGGGTGCTGCCGCCACCGCCGCGGCGGCGGCGATCGCGCTGGGTGCGGGCCTCGTGCTCCTCGCCCACCGTGGCCGGTCGCACCGCCTGCGGTCAGCGGCGGCCCCGACCACCGGCACGGCCGCCCCGTAG